Proteins encoded within one genomic window of Bacteroidota bacterium:
- a CDS encoding tetratricopeptide repeat protein: protein MKTELSGFVNKHDIAANYYNEGKLKSASGNRKEAISMYTKAIENYPIEDSYSKSEAYYNRGLNKRYLNDLKGAIGDYTEAIKLRPDYYKAYNNRGYAKIILEDFPGAIADFTMTIKYDNYNTEFTNIAMGNRGIAKNKKWPEWLRGY from the coding sequence ATGAAAACAGAATTGTCTGGCTTTGTTAACAAACATGACATAGCGGCTAATTACTATAATGAGGGCAAATTAAAATCTGCAAGTGGAAACAGAAAAGAAGCGATTAGCATGTACACAAAGGCTATTGAAAATTATCCGATTGAAGATTCTTATTCCAAATCAGAAGCATATTATAATAGGGGCCTAAATAAAAGATATTTAAATGACCTTAAGGGAGCAATTGGTGATTATACAGAAGCTATAAAATTAAGGCCAGACTATTACAAGGCATATAATAACAGAGGTTATGCCAAGATAATTCTTGAAGATTTTCCTGGTGCAATTGCCGACTTTACCATGACGATTAAATATGACAATTATAATACTGAATTTACAAATATAGCTATGGGAAACAGAGGTATTGCAAAAAATAAAAAGTGGCCAGAATGGCTGCGCGGATATTAA
- a CDS encoding DUF805 domain-containing protein, which yields MFKDPFSFEGRIRRSEYGISIIIYLILYWLAIFLAIGIGNDPGAVIFTICMIPLIWFGLAQGAKRCHDIGNSGWWQLIPFYGLWMLFQDGTPGQNQYGENPKGIMNQSPPFIVDPQNPQTPQSGYQGGYLGGHNNPNTNYGSNVNPQNGSGYNDGDLYK from the coding sequence ATGTTTAAAGATCCATTTTCATTTGAAGGGCGAATAAGAAGAAGCGAATACGGAATTTCAATTATTATTTACCTGATATTGTATTGGCTGGCAATATTTTTGGCAATTGGCATTGGAAATGATCCTGGTGCTGTAATTTTTACAATTTGTATGATCCCATTGATCTGGTTTGGTTTAGCGCAGGGGGCTAAAAGATGTCATGACATTGGGAATAGCGGATGGTGGCAGCTAATTCCTTTTTATGGGTTATGGATGTTGTTTCAAGATGGGACACCTGGCCAAAATCAATATGGTGAAAATCCTAAGGGTATAATGAATCAATCTCCACCTTTTATCGTGGATCCACAAAATCCACAAACTCCACAAAGTGGATATCAAGGCGGGTATCTTGGTGGCCATAATAATCCCAACACCAACTATGGTTCAAATGTGAATCCCCAAAATGGTAGTGGATATAATGACGGTGATTTATACAAATAA